One region of Thunnus albacares chromosome 8, fThuAlb1.1, whole genome shotgun sequence genomic DNA includes:
- the LOC122987408 gene encoding zinc-binding protein A33-like, whose amino-acid sequence MATASSFLSEDQFLCSICLEVFTEPVSVPCGHNFCRACISRHWKNKEWCQCPLCNEKFNKGLKLCVNTEFREVVENFKKHRVTAKNDYPVKEGEVPCDCCLGNKFKASKTCLVCLTSYCETHLEPHQRVAALMRHKLTDPVKKLEDKICKKHNRILELFCRDDLTHVCALCTEHRAHDTVPLEEEYEEKKAQEEKEKSEVQYIKLKRHKKAQKKKVAVQTKRKDKDEAIANSVVSNQLQAPNEGPHEINRCSCVPGSGQERGLFDRRFYIEVQTKWKTGWHLGVVRESMRGKKTFKPNFRNRNSNISLRNNSNCMALHNIPVHLYLIRNPDRVWLFVDYEKGLVSFYDADTETLIYSFIGCKFSDKIILFFSPGLTEHGLNCAPLVLSPAENWEQKLRKMAQKAKYIWAQFMEALFSFIFIVFVLVIVDTYKTE is encoded by the coding sequence ATGGCCACAGCCAGCAGTTTCCTGTCTGAAGATCAGTTCctgtgctccatctgtctggaGGTTTTCACAGAGCCCGTTTCTGTTccatgtggacacaacttctgcaGGGCCTGTATCAGCAGGCACTGGAAGAACAAAGAGTGGTGTCAATGTCCACTTTGCAACGAGAAGTTCAACAAGGGGCTCAAACTTTGCGTTAACACAGAATTTAGGGAAGTTGTGGAGAATTTCAAGAAACATCGTGTGACAGCTAAAAATGATTACCCAGTCAAAGAAGGAGAGGTTCCATGTGACTGTTGCCTTGGCAACAAGTTCAAAGCTTCAAAGACCTGTTTGGTCTGTTTGACCTCTTATTGTGAGACACACCTAGAGCCTCATCAGAGAGTTGCGGCCTTAATGAGACACAAATTGACTGATCCTGTGAAGAAGCTGGAGGACAAAATATGCAAGAAGCATAACAGGATTTTAGAGCTCTTCTGCAGGGATGACCTGACCCATGTTTGTGCCCTTTGTACAGAACATAGGGCACACGATACAGTCCCTTTAGAGGAAGAGTATGAAGAGAAGAAGGCtcaggaggaaaaggaaaagtcagaagTACAGTACATAAAACTGAAGCGACACAAGAAGGCTCAGAAGAAGAAAGTAGCAGTGCAGACCAAAAGGAAAGACAAGGATGAAGCAATAGCAAACAGTGTTGTGTCTAATCAGTTGCAAGCTCCTAATGAAGGCCCTCACGAAATCAATAGATGTTCCTGTGTCCCTGGAAGTGGACAGGAGAGGGGCCTCTTTGACAGGCGATTCTACATTGAGGTTCAGACCAAGTGGAAAACAGGCTGGCATTTGGGAGTAGTCAGAGAGTCGATGCGTGGAAAGAAGACATTCAAACCTAACTTCAGGAATAGAAACTCGAACATCAGCTTAAGGAATAACAGCAACTGCATGGCTCTACATAACATCCCTGTCCACCTCTACTTGATAAGGAATCCTGATAGAGTCTGGTTATTTGTGGATTATGAGAAGGGATTGGTGTCCTTCTATGATGCAGACACCGAAACTCTGATCTACTCTTTTATTGGCTGCAAATTCAGTGACAAAATCATCCTATTCTTTAGCCCCGGTCTTACTGAGCATGGTCTAAACTGTGCCCCTCTGGTCCTCTCACCTGCTGAAAACTGGGAACAGAAGCTACGAAAGATGGCTCAGAAGGCAAAGTATATTTGGGCACAATTTATGGAAGCCTTAtttagctttatttttattgtctttgtccTTGTCATTGTCGACACATACAAAACAGAGTAG